One stretch of Segatella copri DNA includes these proteins:
- a CDS encoding MFS transporter, whose amino-acid sequence MARLKEKIAYALGDAAAGGIVWKVMSIAFPLFFTNVFGLSFADAAVLMLVARMFDVVTDPLMGSLADRTQSRFGTYRPWLIYGAIPFGLIFALLLYTPDFGPVGKRIYAYALYLLMMAVYTMVNVPYGSLLGVMTEDDDEKNQFSSFRMVGAYAMGFVTLLSFPYLQKMVGGTAAHQYAVIGAVLGIIAAVMTLACGLLTKERLKPKRAEKFSFQQFADLVHNKAWLYMTAIAVCTNFFNGFRYAVAGYMFDYCLHGNVTIEGLIINYTVFMAFGEVTCMIFGGVSPWFTRLVGSKRMAFFWAAALCLVLSVVFFFIPMDPSYIWVMIAIVILTSMGIGIYSPLMWSMYADVADYHTEHFGTSATGLIFSSGTMSQKFGTAISGSLIALFLGWAGANMITDKMGNTMIDPASVTDSVLTMVWSLFSLFPAVIAFLLMVLAWKFPIRK is encoded by the coding sequence ATGGCTCGTTTAAAAGAAAAAATAGCTTATGCATTGGGTGATGCCGCTGCGGGTGGTATTGTATGGAAGGTGATGTCTATCGCTTTTCCTCTGTTTTTTACAAATGTCTTCGGACTCTCGTTTGCGGATGCGGCAGTACTGATGCTCGTAGCCCGCATGTTCGATGTGGTTACTGACCCGCTGATGGGCTCGCTTGCCGACCGTACCCAGAGCCGTTTCGGTACCTACCGTCCTTGGCTCATCTATGGTGCCATTCCTTTCGGATTGATATTTGCCCTCTTGCTCTACACGCCAGACTTCGGTCCTGTGGGCAAGCGAATCTATGCTTACGCCCTCTATCTGCTGATGATGGCGGTATATACCATGGTGAATGTGCCTTACGGCTCATTGCTCGGTGTGATGACCGAGGATGATGATGAGAAGAACCAGTTCTCTTCTTTCCGTATGGTGGGTGCTTATGCCATGGGATTCGTCACCCTGCTTTCTTTCCCTTATCTCCAGAAGATGGTAGGTGGAACAGCCGCACATCAGTATGCTGTCATTGGTGCCGTGCTCGGTATTATTGCAGCTGTGATGACATTGGCTTGCGGACTCCTTACCAAGGAACGTCTGAAGCCGAAACGCGCAGAGAAGTTCTCTTTCCAGCAGTTTGCCGACCTCGTTCACAACAAGGCTTGGCTCTATATGACAGCCATCGCCGTGTGTACCAACTTCTTCAACGGATTCCGCTATGCCGTAGCTGGCTATATGTTTGATTACTGTCTGCATGGCAATGTAACCATCGAGGGATTGATTATTAACTATACCGTTTTCATGGCATTCGGTGAAGTAACCTGTATGATTTTCGGTGGTGTATCTCCTTGGTTCACCCGTCTGGTAGGCAGCAAGCGCATGGCATTCTTCTGGGCTGCAGCGCTCTGTCTGGTTCTCTCGGTTGTCTTCTTCTTCATCCCGATGGATCCATCGTATATCTGGGTGATGATAGCCATCGTTATCCTTACCTCTATGGGTATCGGTATCTATTCGCCATTGATGTGGTCAATGTATGCCGATGTAGCCGACTACCATACCGAGCATTTCGGAACATCAGCTACAGGTCTTATCTTCTCTTCCGGTACGATGAGCCAGAAGTTTGGTACAGCCATTTCCGGTTCTCTCATCGCCCTCTTCCTGGGCTGGGCAGGTGCCAACATGATAACAGATAAGATGGGTAATACGATGATCGACCCAGCCAGTGTCACCGACTCTGTGCTTACGATGGTATGGTCATTGTTCTCACTGTTCCCAGCCGTCATCGCCTTCCTGCTGATGGTGCTTGCCTGGAAGTTCCCTATCCGCAAATAA
- a CDS encoding deoxynucleoside kinase: MHIAIAGNIGSGKTTLTKMLAKRYGWKANFEPVDNNPYLADYYKDMERWSFNLQIYFLNKRFHDVVEISRSEQTIVQDRTIFEDARIFAPNLHDIGMMSDRDFKNYTDLFDLMISLVKLPDLMIYIKSSIPTLVKHIEKRGRDFEKSIRIDYLQGLNKRYEDWIKDYKGRLIIIDGDNLEFGENPEDFRKVTDLIDAELFGLFAEKGV; encoded by the coding sequence ATGCATATAGCAATAGCAGGAAATATAGGTAGCGGCAAGACAACATTAACCAAGATGCTTGCCAAGAGATATGGCTGGAAAGCTAATTTCGAGCCGGTAGATAATAATCCATATCTGGCTGATTATTACAAGGATATGGAACGTTGGTCGTTTAATCTTCAGATTTACTTCCTGAACAAGCGATTCCATGATGTTGTGGAGATTTCCCGTTCAGAGCAGACCATAGTACAGGATAGAACCATCTTCGAGGATGCGCGTATCTTTGCGCCTAATCTTCATGATATCGGTATGATGAGCGACAGGGATTTCAAGAACTATACCGATCTCTTCGATCTGATGATCAGTCTGGTAAAACTCCCAGACCTGATGATATATATCAAGAGCAGCATTCCTACGCTCGTAAAGCATATCGAGAAGCGTGGCCGCGATTTCGAGAAGAGCATCCGCATCGATTATCTCCAGGGCTTGAACAAGCGTTATGAGGATTGGATCAAGGATTATAAAGGTCGCCTCATCATCATCGATGGTGATAATCTGGAGTTCGGAGAGAATCCGGAAGACTTCCGAAAGGTTACTGACCTGATAGATGCTGAGCTCTTCGGCCTGTTTGCTGAAAAGGGAGTTTAA
- a CDS encoding ISAs1 family transposase — MSIIKLSKQIADPRVAGRTVHKMEHIIYITIAAVIAGAQSWNEIAEFGKSKLDFFKKRLQGLETIPSHDTFNRFFSIFDPKGFEEIFRNWVREIVGEVKGVVAIDGKLMRGSSKCDAEHTIGQADFRTWIVSAWSADNSISLGQEKVGEKTNEITVVPKLLSAIDVSNAIVTIDAMGCQTSITEKIIEGKGDYIIALKENQKKSYEFAKDMIYEHEYRGNCNVVTKHYSFNEGHGRQEERTCIVVSYGDIMQRMFKNRFVGLRSVVGITSRRSVATSGETSEETRYYITSLSNEDPEKIASAIRQHWSIENNLHWQLDITFREDESKKVKNAARNFSTISKMVLSILKNDKTTKGSLNLKRLKAGWDEEYLSKLLEGSAI; from the coding sequence ATGAGCATTATTAAGTTATCTAAACAAATAGCCGACCCACGAGTTGCGGGTCGAACTGTCCATAAAATGGAACATATCATTTACATTACAATCGCTGCGGTAATTGCAGGAGCTCAATCTTGGAACGAAATTGCAGAGTTTGGAAAAAGTAAGTTAGACTTCTTCAAAAAGCGTTTGCAGGGGTTGGAGACTATTCCAAGCCATGACACCTTCAATCGTTTCTTTTCTATCTTTGATCCAAAAGGATTTGAAGAGATCTTCAGAAACTGGGTTAGAGAAATTGTAGGGGAAGTCAAAGGTGTTGTTGCCATTGATGGCAAGCTTATGCGTGGATCAAGCAAGTGTGATGCCGAGCACACTATTGGTCAAGCTGACTTCCGCACATGGATCGTATCTGCTTGGTCAGCAGACAACAGCATATCACTTGGGCAAGAGAAAGTCGGTGAAAAAACAAATGAAATCACGGTCGTTCCCAAGTTGCTTAGTGCTATAGACGTGTCAAATGCCATTGTGACAATAGATGCTATGGGATGCCAAACTTCTATAACAGAGAAAATCATAGAAGGCAAGGGGGACTATATTATCGCCTTGAAGGAAAATCAGAAGAAAAGTTACGAATTTGCTAAGGACATGATTTACGAGCATGAGTATAGAGGCAATTGTAATGTAGTGACAAAACATTATTCCTTTAATGAGGGACATGGTCGTCAGGAAGAAAGAACCTGCATTGTTGTAAGCTATGGGGACATAATGCAGAGAATGTTTAAGAACAGGTTTGTTGGGTTAAGGTCTGTTGTCGGGATTACCTCAAGAAGATCTGTTGCGACATCTGGTGAAACATCTGAGGAAACAAGATACTATATAACTTCCTTAAGTAATGAAGACCCCGAAAAGATAGCAAGCGCCATTAGGCAACATTGGTCCATAGAAAACAACTTGCATTGGCAATTGGACATTACTTTCAGAGAAGACGAAAGTAAGAAAGTCAAAAATGCAGCGAGGAACTTCTCTACCATAAGCAAAATGGTCCTCTCCATCTTGAAAAATGACAAGACGACCAAGGGAAGTCTCAACCTGAAAAGATTGAAGGCAGGCTGGGATGAAGAGTACCTGTCAAAACTTTTGGAGGGCAGCGCAATTTAA
- a CDS encoding AGE family epimerase/isomerase, giving the protein MENLKETMRDVLENNILSYWLTKVKDEENGGFYGRVDGNDQVHPEAEKGAVMNARILWAFSAAYRVLKKPEYLEAATRAKDYVRDYFLDREYGGIYWSVDYQGNPLDTKKQTYAIGFAIYGFSEYARATGDKEALDIAISLYHDIEKHAFDAKNNGYIEALTREWNPIADMRLSDKDENGSRTMNTHLHIIEPYTNLYRVWKTPELEKSIRNLLDIFTDKLLNTETYHLDLFFNDEWEGKRNIESYGHDIEASWLLHETALVLDDKILLHKIERIIRRIADAADEGLRPDGSMVYEHWKDGDKYDLQRQWWVQCENIIGHIDLYQYFRTEEHLQTAIACWNYVAKNLLDAKNGEWHWAILEDGTVNKEDDKAGFWKCPYHNSRMCLELIERDY; this is encoded by the coding sequence ATGGAAAATCTTAAAGAAACGATGCGGGATGTTCTGGAGAACAACATCCTCAGCTATTGGCTAACGAAAGTGAAAGATGAAGAAAACGGTGGCTTTTATGGACGTGTAGATGGTAACGACCAGGTACATCCTGAAGCCGAGAAGGGTGCGGTGATGAATGCCCGAATCCTCTGGGCGTTTTCTGCTGCCTATCGTGTCTTGAAGAAGCCGGAGTATCTTGAGGCTGCCACCCGTGCCAAGGATTATGTGCGCGATTATTTCCTCGACAGGGAATATGGCGGCATCTACTGGAGTGTTGACTATCAGGGTAATCCGCTCGATACCAAGAAGCAGACTTACGCCATCGGCTTTGCCATCTATGGTTTCTCGGAGTATGCCCGTGCAACAGGTGACAAGGAGGCGTTGGATATCGCCATCTCCCTGTATCATGACATAGAGAAGCATGCCTTTGATGCCAAGAACAACGGATATATCGAGGCATTGACCCGTGAGTGGAATCCGATTGCAGACATGCGTCTCTCTGATAAGGATGAAAATGGTTCCCGTACGATGAATACCCATCTGCATATCATCGAGCCATATACCAATCTTTATCGTGTATGGAAGACTCCGGAACTGGAGAAGAGCATCCGCAATCTGCTCGACATCTTCACCGATAAGCTTCTGAACACAGAGACTTATCATCTCGACCTCTTCTTCAATGACGAGTGGGAGGGCAAGCGCAACATCGAGAGCTATGGTCATGATATTGAGGCGTCCTGGCTGCTCCACGAAACTGCGCTGGTTTTGGACGATAAGATATTGCTCCATAAGATAGAGCGCATCATCCGTCGTATAGCCGATGCTGCGGATGAAGGCTTACGTCCGGACGGCAGTATGGTTTATGAGCATTGGAAAGATGGAGATAAGTATGATCTCCAGCGCCAGTGGTGGGTGCAGTGCGAGAACATCATCGGCCATATCGACCTCTATCAGTATTTCCGCACCGAAGAACATCTCCAGACTGCCATCGCCTGCTGGAACTATGTAGCCAAGAATCTGCTGGATGCCAAGAACGGTGAGTGGCACTGGGCTATCCTGGAAGATGGTACGGTGAACAAGGAGGATGATAAGGCGGGTTTTTGGAAATGTCCTTACCACAACTCCCGCATGTGTCTTGAACTCATCGAACGTGACTATTAA
- a CDS encoding deoxynucleoside kinase translates to MYIAIAGNIGSGKTTLTKMLSKHYGWKQYLEPVAENPYIDDYYKDISRWALNMEVFYLKQRFKNLLEIQHSKETVIQDRTIFEGVYVFAANNRKMGNMDQRDYETYMELFESMMEVVEMPELMIYLRSSVPHLVKNIQKRGRDYEQKMPLDYLEGINKLYEDFIMNKYKGKVLIVEVDNLDFEHNPKQFGEIIDKIDAKLFGLFS, encoded by the coding sequence ATGTATATAGCAATAGCAGGAAATATCGGTAGTGGAAAGACAACACTCACCAAGATGCTTTCTAAACATTATGGATGGAAACAGTACTTGGAGCCCGTGGCTGAAAACCCCTATATCGATGACTATTACAAGGATATCTCGCGATGGGCTCTCAATATGGAGGTGTTCTATCTGAAGCAGCGATTCAAGAATCTGCTGGAAATCCAACACAGTAAAGAGACGGTCATCCAGGACCGCACCATCTTTGAAGGTGTCTATGTCTTTGCGGCCAACAACCGGAAGATGGGCAACATGGACCAGCGCGACTACGAGACTTATATGGAGCTCTTCGAGTCGATGATGGAAGTGGTGGAGATGCCTGAACTGATGATATATCTCCGTTCTTCAGTTCCTCATCTCGTGAAGAATATCCAGAAGCGCGGCCGTGATTATGAGCAGAAGATGCCTTTGGATTATCTGGAAGGTATCAACAAGCTTTACGAAGATTTCATCATGAACAAGTATAAGGGCAAGGTGCTCATCGTAGAAGTTGATAATCTCGATTTCGAGCACAATCCCAAGCAGTTTGGTGAAATCATAGATAAGATAGATGCCAAGCTCTTCGGGCTGTTCTCTTAA